The nucleotide window cgcacgggcttcagtagctgtggctcgcgggctctagagcgcaggctcagtagttgtggcgcacgggcttagttgctccgcggcatgtgggatcttcccggaccagggctggaacccgtgtatcctgcactggcaggcagattcttaaccactatgctgcCACGGAAGGCCCCCCACCTTCCTTCTTAATGCCCATCATGACCCTGCCCATGAGCTGAGGCTGCATTTATAACACCCGGGGGTTTCAGACAGAGACCTGGCACTCTGGGCTGGTTCTGGGTGGCGACTGGGTACAGTTCTCCCAGGCTGGGCGGGTCATGGCCTGTATATCCTCTACCCCAGACGTCTGTGCCTTCTGCCACAAGACCGTGTCCCCTCAAGAGCTGGCTGTGGAGGCCATGAATAGGCAGTACCACGCCCAGTGCTTCACGTGCCGCATCTGCCGCCGCCAGCTGGCCGGACAGAGCTTCTACCAGAAGGATGGGCGGCCCCTCTGTGAGCCCTGCTACCAGGTAAGCCCCAGGGCAGTTCCCCAGGTGCCTGGCACTGAGCTGGACACCTGGGAGATGTGGTATCATCTCTTTCTCCACAACAATCTGGGGAGATAGGCACTAgtgacccattttacagatgaggaacttgagGCTCAGGGAGAAGGAACTCAGCCAAGGTGTGTTTGTTCCCCGTGGCTGCCGTAACGAATGACCACGACCTCGGTGCCTTCAAACAGTACACATTTAtcctctcatggttctggaggtccgaagtccaaaatcagtttcactgagTCAAAACCAAAGAGTtttgctccctccagaggctctaggggagagtccatttcctcaccttttccagcttctaaagcCATATTTCTTGGTTCCTTCGTCCATCTTCCAACTCAGCAGTGTGGCATCTTGCATCAgtatctcttttccttctgtgtcaaatctccctctgcctccctcttgtaAAGATACTTGCGATGACATTTGCGGCCCACCTAGATAACCCAGGATAACCTCCCCATCCCAAGATCCTTAACtcagtcacatctgcaaagtctcttttgccatgcaAAGATGGTCACAGACTCCAGGGCTTAGGATCCAGATATCTTTGGGGGCATCATCCAGCCTTTTACACTGTCACCCCAGGGCTGTCTGGTTCTGAACCCTGCCcgtggttatttatttatttatttttgtccatgccacgcggcttgcggtatcttagttccccaaccagggactgaacctaggccctcggcagtgaaagcactgcgtccaaaccactggaccaccagggaagtcccatcctgcCCGTGGTCTTGCTGCTCCCTCACCTAGAGCCACAAGGTTCCAGTGCACAGTGTGACGGGGCATCTCTGGGTACCAAAGACAGTCTGAGAGAGCTAGTCTGGATGCCAAGGTGTTGGAATTGCTAACTCTCCTGTGGCGTGTGGTGGCGTTTTTCCAGGTAGTGTACAGAACTCCCACATATGCATCACCTGGGGGTACAGTGGATCTCACCTTGTCCTTGTAGATTGGTAGCACCTGGCAATCTGCATTTTCCACAAGTCTCtcaggtgattctttttttttttttttttaaacatctttattggagcataattgctttacaatggtatgttagtttcagcttcacaacaaaatgaatcagttatatatatacatatgttcccatatctcttcccgcttgcgtcaccctccctcccaccctccctatcccacccctccaggcggtcacacagcaccgagctgatctccctgtgctatgcggctgcttcccactagctatctaccttacgtttggtagtgtatacatgtccatgcctctttattgctttgtcaccgtttacccttccccctccccatagcctcaagtccattctctagtaagtctgtgtctttattcctgtttcacccctaggtttttcatgacttttttttttttttcttaaattccatatatatgtgttagcatacgggtctcttgtagacagcaaatatatgggtcttgtttttgtatccattcagccaatctgtgtcttttggtgggagcatttagtccatttacatttaaggtaattatcgatatgtgtgttcccattcccattttcttaattgttttgggtttgttattgtaggtcttttccttcttttgtgtttcttgcctagagaagttcctttagcagttgttgtagagctggtttggtggtgctgaactctctcagcttttgcttgtctctaaaggttttaatttctccatcaaatctgaatgagatccttgctgggtagagtaatcttggttgcaggtttttctccttcaacactttcaatatgtcctgccactcccttctggcttgcagagtttctgctgaaagatcagctgttaaccttatggggattcccttgtgtgttatttgttgtttttcccttgctgcttttaatatgttttctttgtatttaatttttgacagtttgattaatatgtgtcttggcgtatttctccttggatttatcctgtatgggactctctgtgcttcctggacttgattaactatttcctttcccatattagggaagttttcaactataatctcttcaaatattttctcagtccctttctttttctcttcttcttctggaacccctataattcgaatgttggtacgtttaatgttgtcccagaggtctctgagactgtcctcagttcttttcattcttttttctttattctgctctgcagtagttatttccactattttatcttccaggtcacttatccgttcttctgcctcagttattctgctattgatcccatctagagtacttttaatttcatttattgtgttgttcatcgttgcttgtttcatctttagttcttctaggtccttgttaactgattcttgcattttgtccattctattgtccattctatctccaagatttcggatcaaccttcctatcattattttgaattctttttcaggtagactgcctatttcctcttcatttgttaggtctgatgggtttttatcttgctccttcatctgcggtgtgtttttctgtcttttcattttgcttatcttagtgtgtttggggtctccttttttgcaggctgaaggttcgtagttcctgttgtttgttgtgtctgtccccagtggctaaggttggttcagtgggttgtgtaggcttcctggtggagggtactagtgcctgtgttctggtggatgaggctagatcttgtctttctggtgggcaggtccacgtctggtggtgtgttttggggtgtctgtagacttattatgattttgggccgcctctctgctaatgggtggggttgtgttcctgtcttgctagttgtttggcataggatgtccagcactgtagcttgctggtcgttgagtgaagctgggtgctggcgttgagatggagatctctcggaaatttttgctgtttgatattatgtgcagctgggaggtctcttgtggatcagtgtcctgaagttggctctcccacctcagaggcacagcactgactcctggctgcagcaccaagagcctttcatccacagggctccttaatttgggatgattggttgtcttttcaggtattccacagatgcagggtatatcaagttgattgtggagctttaatccgctgcttctgatgctgctgggagagatttccctttctcttctttgttctcacagctcccaggggctcagctttggatttagccccgcctgtgcgtgtaggtcgccggagggcgtctgttctttgctcagacaggacggggttaaaggagccgctgattcggaggctctggctcactcaggcccgggggtagggaggggcacggagtgtggggcgggcctgcggcggcagaggccggcgagaagttgcagcctgaggcgcgcctgtgcgttctcccgggggagttgtccctggatcccgggaccctggcagtggcgggctgcacaggctccccggaagggcgtgtggctagtgacctgtgttcgcacacaggcctcccggtggcggcagcagcggccctagcgtctcatgtctgtctctgggctccgcacttttagccgcggctcgcgcccgtccccggaactctctcaagcagcgttcttaatcccctctccccgtgcaccaggaaacaaagagggacgtaaaagtctcttgcctcttcggcagttccaaacttctccccggactccctcccggccagccgcggcgcactaacgccctgcaggctgtgttcacgccgccaacctcagtcctctcccggcgctccgacaaaagctggatcctcagctcccagtcccgcccgccccggcgggcgagcagacaagcctctcggctggcgagttccggtcggcccgatcctctgcgctggaatctgtccgctttgtcctccgcacccctgttgctgtgctctcctccgcggctcccaagctcccccactccgcctcccgaagcctccacccgcgaaggggcttcctagtgtgtggacacttttcctccttcacagctctctcccgctggtgcaggacccttccctatccttttgtctctgtttagttttttcttttgccctacccaggtacgtggggggtttcttgccttttgggaggtctgaggtcttctgccagcgttcagtagatgctctgtaggagttgttccatgcatagatgtatttctggtgtatctgtggggaggaacgtgatctccgcgtcttactcttccctctcaggtgattctgatgcacattgAAGTCTGAAAACTACTGATTTAAGGTGTTAGAATATTTGGAGTCGGGACTATTTAGAAAACTCAAAACGATCTGATCCCAGGCAGTAAGGTGCTGTGGAAGGAGAAAGGAGCCAGGCCACCCCACCCTGACCCTCGGACCCCATCCACATGACAGTGGGGGGTGTCCTTACGCTCTTCCCCAGCTTGGAGCCAGGCAGGGGTGAGACACTGAGGCGAAGAAGGGGTGAGGGTGGGCTTACAGCTGGGAGCAGCCAGGAGGGGCTTCAGCAGTGTGCTGGTGAGACAAGGGCTGCCCCCAGGATGGTGGGGGGCGGGAAGCAGGGAGAAATGCTGCCCCCACCAAACGTATCTGTCCAGAGGAAATCAGGTTAAGATGAACAGGAAGGGGAAGAGACATGTAGGGGAAAAGGTGGATGGGTTAGCAAGAGGCCCCGTGTTCTGCCTCAGTGATACctactcctttctttctccttctctctctttctctccctctctctctctctgtctctctctctctcatccctccTCACTCCAGAAAGGATTTGAGGCAGCTTATAAGAATGCACATATACCTGTAGTCAATAATAATGTTGTacgacttccctggtagtccactggttaaaactccgtgcttccactgcagcgggcatgggttcagtccctagtcggggaagttctgcatgctgcacggtgcggccaaaaaataataataatgttgtacacataaaACTTTGTtgttgggcttcccaggtggcgcagtggttgagagtccgcctgccgatgcaggggacacgggttcgtcccccggtccgggaagatcccacatgccacggagcggctgggcccgtgaaccatagccgctgagcctgtgcgtccggagcctgtgctccgcaacgggagaggccacaacagtgagaggcccgcgtgccgcaaaaaaaacaaaaaaacaaaacaaaaaaaaacttcgttgttaagaggatagatctcATATTAGGTATTCTTACCAcagtaacataaaaaaaaaattttagaggaTACATATAATACCatgagatataaaataaatagataaaacagAGGAAAATCAAGGTAGACAGTTAGTACCCCAAAAATATGTGAATGAAAGACCCCTGTACTCATCCTAAAAGTGGAGCATGGAATTGGACTGTGAGCTTCCAAGTGGCCAAATGGAAAAGGGTAATAAGTTTCGAGGTTTATCgtccataaaataaaaagcacagcaATTCCTCTGGGAATGCCTTTTACTGACTCTGAAGTTTTAGAGAAATTTCTCCTATGGGCCCTTATGGACCCTGGCCTCAAGCATTTCctagtaacaaaaaaaaaatgcagtcatAGCTTCATGGCAGGATTCCTGACTGTACACCAGGGATATAGTGCCAAACTCGATCCCCTCTAAGCAATGTGAAGGTTTGGGGGTAGTAGTTCCAGGCCAATTGCATGAATGTGAGCACCTCTCCCGTATCTCTGCCTTCCGGGCCCCTGTGGGTAGCCAGTCTGATGCCCCTTGTGGCTTGGAGTGGGCACACCCACGGGATGGCTCTGAGGCAGTGGCCCTCTGTCCCAGGACACCCTGGAGAAGTGTGGCAGGTGTGGCGAGGTGGTCCGGGAGCACATCATCAGGGCCTTGGACCAGGCCTTCCACCCGACCTGCTTCACGTGTGTGACCTGCGCCCGGTGCATCGGGGATGAGAGCTTTGCCCTGGACAGTCAGAATGAGGTGTACTGCCTGGACGATTTCTACAGGTACAAGAGGGGTCCGTGCACTGCATGGGGCACGGAGGACAGGGTGGGGCTCAGGCGGGATGGAGGAGTCGAGCCTGAGTGCTGGGGGCTGGGTCAGAGCTGGCCTGCAGAATCCAGGACTGCCTGTTCCACATACCCTGTGTTTGACTTAGCACCTGCTTGCAGCTGACACTTTTTGAGCAATTCCCCTTGGGTTTAAGCCATTTAATCTCGAAACTGTCTTACAGGCAGGCACTATTAAAGGTTCTGTTTTAgcaaatgtggaaactgaggcatgcaGTACATAAGTACCTAAAGTCTCCCCGATCGTAAGTATGGAAGCTGCGATTCAACCCCCACTGACCTGATATCCAGGCCTTGCTCTCAAACCCCAGACCGCAGTGCCTCCCCTCAGAGCTGGAGCCATATGGAGTGGTAGCAACACACATCTGCAGGGCCCCATCCCTGCCCTCGAGTTGCTTGCTGCCCAAGGGGAGAGACAGGTGTGCCTAGTAAAAAacgaaagaagaaaaagcagtgaCCTATAATACAAGACAAATGCAATGGGTGCCCCCCTGCTTTCTTAAATTCTAATGTTCCCATCACTTACTTGCCTTGAGCTAGTTATACCCTGGGAAGCAGGGTCTAATCACACAGGTCTCTCCATCCGCTCCTGCCAGGAAGAAATAGGCATGTGTGGTCGTAGCTCCAGGTGTAGTTAGATAGCAACGGGTCTGAAATAGCTCTGGGAGGCGAACCAGAGCTGGCCCGCGTTCTGACAGCTAATTTCTGTGGTTGTCGACGTGAACGCCTCCTGAGCATAAGTTTCTTTCCCTCTAGGAAATTCGCCCCTGTGTGCAGCATCTGTGAGAATCCCATCATCCCCCGAGATGGGAAGGATGCCTTCAAAATCGAGTGCATGGGAAGAAACTTCCACGAGAATTGCTACAGGTGTGAGGTGAGTGGAGCAGCGCTGATTTAAAGATGCAATTGGTCCTGTTCGATCACCGGACAAACCCTGTTGaaagcctgctgtgtgccaggccctcgGCCAGGACAAGTCCAGGTTGGGGCTCTGCTCTCAGATGGCTCACCATCCAATagcagagacaaatgaaaatgaaaataattacaagTATGCTCTATTAATCAGAACTCTTTGAGTTAATGATAGAAACCAAACTCAACCTGCTTTCCGCAAGAAAGGGGATCTTAACGGGAAGGCTCTTGATGGTGATATCACTGATGACATCAAATGGTATCATAaggctctctctccatctctcggTTCTGCCTTTCTTGTGTGTTtgcttcattttctcttcctgggGGCTGGCATCCTCTGTGGGGCTGGGGGTACAGTGCGTGGCCATGGTTGGCTCAGGTTTATATCCTTCCAACTTAGAAACCCCATCCAGGGATCCCGTTCAGTCTCAAGAAGGCCTCTGATTCACCCAACATGGGTCACATGCCCATTCTAGACCAATCGGTGACCAGGGGCTATGATTGATAACCTCTGGGGCCAGGCAGGTAGGACTGTATGAAACAGATTGGGATTGATACAACcactggaaagaagaaagggatgcTGGGCAGACCCACACCACAGATGTCCTTTTCAGGTGCTAAGAAAGAGCATGTATAAATCAGCGTTGGGACAAAGAAGTCAGTGATCAAGTGATCAAGGCTGGTGCAATCAAAGGCACTCTTAGAGGAGGCAGTACTTAACCTGGGTTTTGCAGGTTGAGTAGGAGTTTGCCATGTATTCAGAGCGGGGAAATGAAGTCCAAAAGGAGGCATGG belongs to Pseudorca crassidens isolate mPseCra1 chromosome 2, mPseCra1.hap1, whole genome shotgun sequence and includes:
- the FBLIM1 gene encoding filamin-binding LIM protein 1 isoform X2, which gives rise to MASKPEKRVASSVFITLAPPRRDEAVVEEVRRAACEARPGCPRESPAPTKAPGAGSAGRLRSWTPPSRAAAPVPAVPHQLSSGDVCAFCHKTVSPQELAVEAMNRQYHAQCFTCRICRRQLAGQSFYQKDGRPLCEPCYQDTLEKCGRCGEVVREHIIRALDQAFHPTCFTCVTCARCIGDESFALDSQNEVYCLDDFYRKFAPVCSICENPIIPRDGKDAFKIECMGRNFHENCYRCEDCRILLSVEPTDQGCYPLNNRLFCKPCHVKRSAAGCC